In Phycisphaerae bacterium, the genomic window GTAAGAAACGAACTGCTCAATACCGATTACAGCCTCGCGGAAGCCCGCTGCCCGCAGCGTTTGCCCATAGGCAAACTGGTTGCCGAAGCGGTCGGCAAATTGGCCTAACCGGTATTTCAAAGATAGCATATTAGATGGCTTCGGCTGACAGGTTTTGCCCAAAAACCTGTATTTGAATTGTCTAAAAATCTTGCGGATTTATCAAGCGTAACTGCTTTATCAACAAGGAGTTACATCTGCCAGGGGGTGATTTTTCTTGATTTCCCCCCTGCTTTTAGGGTATAATAAACACATAATAAAATAGTTTTTGATGGTTCTATTTTTTTGGGGTGGGGGATGAAAAAATTTTATTATGAAATCTGGTTGCCGTTCACATTCACAAAAAGGCGAATCCTAATTCTCGCAATTGCAAGTTATATTGCTATGTGTTAGAAATCGCCGGACTTCTTTAGTTTCTTAAACCGCTCAGCTTTGGGCGGTTTTTTTATGCGCTTCAAATCCATTAAACATTGACACGCTCGAAACGCCGAATTAAGCTTACGGACCTAAGAGACTTCTGTAAGGAATTTGTAAATGATAATAGTTACCGGCGGAGCAGGCTTTATCGGCTCAGCACTAATTGCTGCCTTGAACAAACGGGGTATTACCGATATTTTAGCGGTTGACGAGCGAGGTAAAGATAAGTGTAAAAATCTCGTGGATTTATCCTTCGCCGACTATACCGAGAAAACCGACTTTCTTAAAAAAGTCTCCGAGAAAAAACCGGGTTCTGGCATCGAAGCGGTTTTCCATATGGGCGCCTGTTCAGATACAACCGAAACAGACGCTGAATACCTTAAAAAAAATAACTACGAATACTCCACGCTGCTGGCCAAGTGGGCAACTGACGCTAATATCCGCTTTATCTATGCCTCGAGCGCAGCCACCTACGGCGACGGTTCAAAAGGCTTTTCTGACGACGAAGGAAAAATCGAGCAGCTCCAGCCTTTGAATCTTTACGGTAATTCCAAGCAGCTTTTCGATCTGTGGGCGAGGGAAAACGGCCTGTTGAAAAAAATCGTCGGCTTAAAATACTTCAATGTCTTCGGCCCGAACGAATACCACAAGGGCAATATGCGAAGCTTTATCCTAAAGGCGTTCGAGCAGATAAACGCAACCGGCAAAGTCCGCCTCTTCAAATCCAAAAACAGCGATTACGCCGATGGCGAATACAAACGGGATTTTCTTTACATAAATGACGCTGTTGATATGACGCTATTTTTCTACGACAACCCGAAGATAAACGGCTTATTCAACATCGGCGCCGGCAAGGCCCGCACGTGGAACGACCTTGTAAAAGCAGTTTTCGCCGCAATGGATAAAAGCGTGAACATCGAATATATCGAAATGCCCGATTCAATTCGCAATCAGTATCAATACTTCACGCAGGCCGACATGACCAAACTCCGCAAAGCCGGCTATAAAAAACAAATCGCTTCCCTCGAAGACGCAATAAAAGACTATGTTCAAAACTATCTGCAGAAAGGTGAATATCTGGAGGGCAAATAAGGATGGCGACGAAAAAGAATGTAAAGAACCAAACGAAGCTAAAAGAGCTAACATGTTTTATCATAATGCCCTTTTCTGATATTAAGTTCAAAGCTTCTGGAAATAAAAACAAAACTCTTTCGGAAAAGAAATTGTCTAACATCTACAAGCACCTCTTCAAAAGGGCGGTTGAAAGCTACGATCACAACAACGTGCATTTTACTGCCAATAGATACACAAGCCAAAGGGGTAACTTTGTTAAAGGTATTATAAGTCATTTAGATACCGCTGACTTGGTTATGGCCGATTTAACTGGACTGAATCACAACGTATTTTATGAGCTGGGTATTAGACATACGCTTAAGTGTGGTACTTTGATGCTTACACAAAACAAGAAAGAATTAGCCGCTGACCTATCCAATTATATTGCAATGGAATATACATATCCCGAAGTGTCTTGCGAATTCAATAAATATTATCTGGAGTTTGAAAAAGAACTTCATATTGCGATTGACGAGGTACTTGATAACCCTGATAGATCAGACAATCCTGTCCGAGACTTTATTGGCGATCGCAATATATTCCACAATGAACAGAGAATCAAAGAGGTTAAAACCAATATGGAATTCATGAGGATGCTTCAACTTGAATATTGGAGCAATGTCTCGGCTCTTTTGCGATGCTTTGAAAAATGGAGAAGAGAAGGAAGCACAATATTCCAACCTGTTCATATAACCGCGAAACCTTTTTTGCAAAGGTTGATGCTGTTAGGTGAAGATATAGAGGTCATAGAATTTGTAAAAAACCTTAGTCATGACATTGAAGTTATGGAAAATAACAAAGTGTGTTTAAGAGATTATATAACTGGAAAAACCACATACAAGCCCCAGTTTAGTTTTCGAGATTATCAACAGAAATACCATCATGTTTTAGATTTGCAGAAATACTATACAGGTAAAAGAGATTTACTAACCCTCCACCAATCACCTGAGCCTATTTGCAAAAGCTTTAATTACTTCATTGGGAAATGGGAAAAAGAGTTGGGAGAATTAATCAAGTAGACTTTGTTAGATACTTATGCCGATTACGCCATATCAGACCGAACAGGCTATCGTGACGCATAATTCCAACACGGAAAAAACGAAGGGCAGGTAAAAATGAAGAAACTTTTGGGTTATTTCCTTAAGGGACTTTTGGTATTTTTGCCGGTAACAGCAACTGCATTTGTATTCGTCTGGGCATTTACGAGCATAGACGCTCTATTGCGAAATATACTGAGAATTAAAATTCCGGGAGCGGGACTGGCTGCAACTATCGTATTGATAACAATAATAGGTGTTCTAACTTCCAATGTTATCGGCCGAAAACTCTTTGAATGGCTGGACAAAGTTTTGAAAAAAGTTCCGATTGTCAGGCTGTTGTACAACTCAATCAAAGACCTTGTGGAGGCATTTGCAGGCGACAAGAAAAAATTCGACAAACCTGTGCTTGCGACCATCGCAAATACAAACATGAAGGTGGTTGGCTTTGTTACAAAGGAAGAGCTG contains:
- the rfaD gene encoding ADP-glyceromanno-heptose 6-epimerase gives rise to the protein MIIVTGGAGFIGSALIAALNKRGITDILAVDERGKDKCKNLVDLSFADYTEKTDFLKKVSEKKPGSGIEAVFHMGACSDTTETDAEYLKKNNYEYSTLLAKWATDANIRFIYASSAATYGDGSKGFSDDEGKIEQLQPLNLYGNSKQLFDLWARENGLLKKIVGLKYFNVFGPNEYHKGNMRSFILKAFEQINATGKVRLFKSKNSDYADGEYKRDFLYINDAVDMTLFFYDNPKINGLFNIGAGKARTWNDLVKAVFAAMDKSVNIEYIEMPDSIRNQYQYFTQADMTKLRKAGYKKQIASLEDAIKDYVQNYLQKGEYLEGK
- a CDS encoding DUF502 domain-containing protein encodes the protein MKKLLGYFLKGLLVFLPVTATAFVFVWAFTSIDALLRNILRIKIPGAGLAATIVLITIIGVLTSNVIGRKLFEWLDKVLKKVPIVRLLYNSIKDLVEAFAGDKKKFDKPVLATIANTNMKVVGFVTKEELANLGLNDYAAVYLPQSYNWAGNVVLLPKQAIQPLNIDSAEVMAFIVSGGVSGQGQDSKPATH